A part of Parvimonas micra genomic DNA contains:
- a CDS encoding DUF6612 family protein, with amino-acid sequence MKKTQKILMILVIFLLFSLAGCSSKIDNAENEKLVKKVIEATKSVKSTNVKIETIQNFTNPDQNVHSIIQLDTSMTTNPFIVKINRNEERNGQKIESMLYITDDTVYVEDIKNKTWKRATNEKFREGYNGKRKLANFEIVTEFLHAIQNKMKVSENDLNYEVTYSGSENSVNKVFSKILDSVQTGTEELRKKLLVEKVEVKYIIDKKTFLPIECEIKAKFAYFKDGQRVISVSLDEEFTAKFSEINEVKEIIIPEEAKNGKLIEADLSYK; translated from the coding sequence ATGAAAAAGACACAAAAAATTTTAATGATTTTAGTTATTTTTTTGCTTTTTTCTCTGGCAGGTTGTTCATCTAAGATTGATAATGCTGAAAATGAAAAATTAGTGAAGAAAGTTATTGAAGCCACAAAATCGGTAAAAAGTACAAATGTAAAAATTGAAACTATACAAAATTTTACAAATCCGGATCAAAATGTCCACTCAATTATACAATTAGACACGTCAATGACAACAAATCCATTCATTGTAAAAATTAATCGTAATGAAGAAAGAAACGGACAAAAAATTGAGAGTATGTTGTATATCACAGATGACACTGTTTATGTAGAAGACATTAAGAATAAAACTTGGAAGAGGGCTACTAACGAAAAGTTTAGAGAAGGATATAATGGTAAAAGAAAACTTGCAAATTTTGAAATTGTAACGGAATTTTTACATGCTATTCAAAATAAGATGAAGGTATCAGAAAATGACCTAAATTATGAAGTTACTTACTCCGGAAGCGAGAATTCTGTTAATAAAGTCTTTTCGAAAATTCTGGACTCGGTTCAAACAGGAACTGAAGAATTAAGAAAGAAATTATTGGTAGAAAAAGTTGAAGTAAAATATATAATTGATAAAAAGACCTTTTTGCCGATAGAATGTGAAATAAAAGCTAAATTTGCATATTTTAAAGATGGACAGAGAGTTATTTCCGTATCTTTAGATGAAGAATTTACAGCAAAGTTTTCTGAAATTAATGAAGTTAAAGAAATAATAATACCTGAAGAAGCAAAAAATGGGAAATTAATAGAAGCGGATTTATCCTATAAGTAA
- a CDS encoding ABC transporter permease produces the protein MNRVFKYDGFKLQKSKFWWICTLITMALTCFSIFSASALSSKLGQKAFSFSQYRIITNPTTFIFLIIVCIFIGSDFKTGTIKNVASKGIKRPEIVLSKLIWNFILAIAFMILSVLSGLIAVILFTKTSIKSDDLVEIIKLTAIAILALCAFASIFTLISFMVKSSGAAIAISIIVSLVLNVIVSLLETIFFKSGNLSRLFPFFISNITGGGATQKSTTIFIIAMFVWIIVCSVLSILFFQKQDIK, from the coding sequence ATGAATAGAGTTTTTAAATATGATGGTTTTAAACTGCAAAAATCAAAATTTTGGTGGATTTGTACATTAATCACAATGGCTTTGACTTGCTTTAGTATATTTTCAGCGTCAGCTCTTTCGTCAAAACTAGGGCAAAAAGCTTTCTCTTTTTCTCAATATAGAATAATAACAAATCCTACAACTTTTATATTTTTGATAATTGTATGTATATTTATCGGAAGTGATTTTAAAACAGGAACGATTAAAAATGTTGCATCCAAAGGAATTAAGAGACCTGAAATAGTACTTTCAAAATTAATTTGGAATTTTATTTTAGCAATAGCCTTTATGATTCTTTCAGTACTTTCAGGTCTAATTGCCGTGATTTTATTTACAAAAACTTCAATAAAATCAGATGATTTAGTAGAAATTATAAAATTGACAGCTATTGCAATTCTTGCACTTTGTGCATTTGCTTCAATCTTCACTCTAATCAGCTTTATGGTAAAGAGTTCAGGAGCTGCTATTGCGATTTCAATAATTGTAAGTTTAGTTTTAAATGTAATTGTTAGCCTACTTGAAACGATATTTTTTAAATCAGGCAACTTATCAAGACTTTTTCCTTTTTTCATCTCAAATATAACAGGTGGAGGCGCAACACAAAAAAGTACTACGATTTTTATTATTGCAATGTTTGTTTGGATTATAGTTTGTTCAGTTTTAAGTATCTTGTTTTTCCAAAAACAAGATATAAAATAG
- a CDS encoding ATP-binding cassette domain-containing protein — MDDILKIRGLIKIFGQTIAVDNVDMNIKRGDIYGFIGRNGAGKTTLIRILLGLCEKRSGEIELFGSSNLFEGRDKIGCIVENPAIFPKMTAKDNIIAQSKVVGIKLSEGEINNLLETVGLDFSMKKKAKDFSLGMKQRLSIALALVGNPEFLVLDEPTNGLDPEGIRDIRNLILKLNKEKDITVLISSHILGELHKLATRYGVIDKGRLIKEFTAKELDEKTEDGFEIKVKEADVQNTEEFFKENNVDFTFDGEKLKFIISKEENSDEILKQITSKGVIPTAYGFKNVDLEDYFMELIGGKHE; from the coding sequence ATGGATGATATTTTAAAAATAAGAGGTCTTATTAAAATTTTCGGTCAAACAATAGCCGTAGATAACGTTGATATGAATATCAAACGTGGAGATATTTACGGATTTATTGGAAGAAACGGTGCCGGTAAGACTACTTTAATAAGAATTTTACTCGGTCTTTGTGAAAAAAGAAGTGGAGAAATTGAACTTTTCGGTTCAAGTAATTTATTTGAAGGAAGAGATAAAATTGGATGTATTGTAGAAAATCCTGCAATATTTCCAAAGATGACTGCAAAGGATAATATAATTGCTCAATCCAAAGTTGTTGGAATTAAACTTAGTGAAGGAGAAATTAATAATTTACTTGAAACTGTAGGATTGGATTTTTCAATGAAAAAGAAAGCGAAAGATTTTTCACTTGGTATGAAACAAAGACTTTCAATAGCCCTTGCACTTGTAGGAAATCCTGAATTTTTAGTACTTGATGAACCTACAAACGGACTGGATCCGGAAGGAATTAGAGATATTAGAAACTTAATTTTAAAATTAAATAAAGAAAAAGATATTACTGTTTTAATTTCAAGCCATATTTTAGGAGAACTTCATAAATTGGCGACAAGATATGGAGTTATAGATAAAGGTAGACTCATTAAAGAATTTACTGCTAAAGAGCTTGATGAAAAAACTGAGGACGGTTTTGAGATAAAAGTTAAAGAGGCAGATGTTCAAAATACAGAAGAATTTTTTAAAGAAAATAATGTAGATTTTACATTTGATGGCGAAAAACTTAAGTTTATAATCTCTAAAGAAGAAAATTCCGACGAAATTCTTAAACAAATAACTTCAAAAGGAGTAATTCCAACTGCTTATGGCTTTAAGAATGTTGATTTGGAAGACTATTTTATGGAACTTATAGGAGGCAAACATGAATAG
- the brnQ gene encoding branched-chain amino acid transport system II carrier protein, whose protein sequence is MKNNLSREQFFSVAIMLFGLFFGAGNLIFPPLLGKQAGSASFQSLLAFGVTAVVFPILGVVCVAKTKGLSNLASKVDKYFAIIFTTMIYMAIGPGLGIPRAGSLPFEMAVAPFLPENVSVNVSRLVYTFVFFLVAYLVCLKPNKLVSRMGKFLTPALLLLITVMFVGVLFKNPNAVTSPVGDYATSSTVKGFLEGYNTMDTIAALNFGLVISLAIKSFQVENEEKVIGYTVKVGLVAGSFLFVIYAMLAYIGMTTSGLTENVKNGAEILTTVSQYVFGKFGIVLLASIFTLACLTTCIGLITSISKFFENLTKEKVSYNKWIVFWTFLSFLVANFGLNTILKVSVPVLVAIYPVSIVLILLGLTEKYFGYNKFTYRLVCYTVTFIAVVESLQSVNLTLPFVTKLVSSLPFYSLSLGWVIPMVLTWFIGMSSKLLENSRSTAFNK, encoded by the coding sequence ATGAAAAACAATTTATCAAGAGAACAATTTTTTAGTGTGGCAATAATGCTATTCGGTTTATTTTTTGGAGCAGGAAATTTAATATTCCCTCCTCTATTAGGAAAACAAGCAGGTTCTGCAAGTTTTCAAAGTTTATTAGCCTTTGGAGTAACAGCAGTTGTATTTCCAATATTAGGTGTTGTTTGTGTTGCAAAGACTAAAGGTCTTTCAAATCTGGCAAGTAAAGTGGATAAATATTTTGCAATTATATTTACTACTATGATATATATGGCAATAGGACCTGGACTTGGAATCCCAAGAGCAGGAAGCCTTCCTTTTGAAATGGCAGTTGCTCCATTTTTACCAGAAAATGTATCAGTAAATGTGTCAAGACTTGTTTACACTTTTGTATTCTTTTTAGTAGCTTATTTAGTTTGTTTAAAGCCAAATAAATTAGTTTCAAGAATGGGAAAATTTTTGACTCCTGCTCTTTTACTTCTTATAACAGTAATGTTTGTTGGAGTTTTATTTAAAAATCCTAATGCTGTAACAAGTCCTGTTGGAGATTATGCGACTTCTTCAACTGTTAAAGGATTCTTAGAAGGATATAATACAATGGATACAATAGCAGCTTTAAACTTCGGTCTTGTAATTTCACTTGCAATAAAATCTTTCCAAGTTGAAAATGAAGAAAAAGTTATAGGTTATACTGTAAAAGTTGGTTTAGTTGCCGGCTCATTCCTTTTTGTAATATATGCAATGCTTGCTTATATAGGAATGACAACTTCAGGCCTAACTGAAAATGTTAAAAACGGTGCTGAAATATTAACAACAGTTTCACAATATGTATTCGGAAAATTCGGTATAGTTTTACTTGCGAGTATATTTACTCTTGCTTGTCTAACAACTTGTATAGGACTTATAACAAGTATAAGTAAATTCTTTGAAAATTTGACAAAAGAAAAAGTATCTTATAATAAATGGATAGTATTTTGGACATTTTTATCATTTTTAGTTGCGAACTTCGGACTTAACACAATATTAAAAGTTTCAGTTCCTGTTTTAGTTGCAATCTATCCTGTTTCAATAGTTTTAATACTACTTGGACTTACAGAAAAATATTTCGGATATAATAAATTTACTTATAGATTAGTTTGTTATACCGTAACTTTTATAGCTGTTGTAGAATCATTACAAAGTGTAAATTTAACTTTACCTTTTGTTACTAAATTAGTTTCAAGTCTTCCTTTTTATAGCTTAAGTCTTGGTTGGGTAATTCCAATGGTACTAACTTGGTTTATAGGAATGAGTTCAAAACTTTTAGAAAATAGTAGAAGTACAGCATTTAATAAATAA
- a CDS encoding Crp/Fnr family transcriptional regulator, which yields MKKRDINLQNLQIFSDLSTEEIDVFKDELNIMRYKKNTFLFKPGDKADTMYIIASGKIKVFTISSSGIEQMLYIYQKDDFIGGLNLIKKTAYIYYGQAIEDTLVISLSRECFDKIINKYPKVTIKILEESFLRIRHAEDLVTRLIENSADVKVASLLLSLARNFGIKKADGILLELNISRENMGSFAGLTRETVTRKLAELNAKGVIELIETKKILIKDVDYLKDIIVQR from the coding sequence ATGAAAAAGAGAGATATTAATTTACAAAATTTACAAATTTTTTCTGATTTATCAACTGAAGAAATAGATGTTTTTAAAGATGAATTAAATATAATGAGATACAAAAAAAATACATTTTTATTTAAACCCGGAGATAAAGCCGATACAATGTATATTATAGCAAGTGGAAAAATAAAAGTTTTTACGATAAGCAGTTCCGGAATTGAACAAATGCTATATATCTATCAAAAAGATGATTTTATCGGCGGACTTAATCTTATAAAAAAGACAGCTTATATCTACTATGGACAAGCCATTGAAGACACTTTGGTCATTTCTCTTTCCAGAGAATGTTTTGATAAAATTATAAATAAATATCCAAAAGTTACAATAAAAATTTTGGAAGAATCCTTTTTAAGAATTCGTCATGCAGAAGATTTAGTAACAAGACTTATAGAAAACAGTGCAGATGTAAAAGTCGCATCACTTCTTTTAAGTTTGGCTAGAAACTTCGGCATAAAAAAAGCCGACGGAATTTTGTTAGAATTAAATATAAGCCGTGAAAATATGGGATCCTTTGCAGGGCTTACAAGAGAAACCGTAACCCGAAAACTTGCAGAACTAAATGCAAAGGGAGTTATAGAGTTAATCGAAACGAAAAAAATACTAATAAAAGATGTTGACTACTTAAAAGATATTATAGTACAGAGATAA